Proteins encoded in a region of the Streptomyces sp. NBC_00513 genome:
- a CDS encoding GNAT family N-acetyltransferase, translating to MAKLRAARADEAGELSALVLRSKAHWGYDERFLAGCAEELRVRADEVAARRIVVAEDADGTVRGLASLEGEPAGSTSRLGLLFVDPAAIGRGLGRLLYRDVLRRAVGLGTRRLLIDADPHAAGFYRAMGAVAGPGAPEGLVRFEVAPVPLADWARAWTGGGPSVHVGNVAEFNAQFGDPSLDREQRAAHHYACLAAFYGPEPAALVLPLAVSPDWTRLVARQLEWGEVEVYDGLAAGGPGLSDAVRSRPALAARLTEGAPALVPWGLTEPFGRLSGRPWRARDLRYESKSAAHALFGRILAGGAHPGIRLPGQWRAAGRRQAVRLLSARVARGESSVLKSEHGVGGSGTTHASPERVRAAGGARALVRRLPRGPLLVEEYVSGPAGAGGPGDLTYDGFVDGSGRVHTVGGAVMDVVDGGYRGATVGPGVVPAAAEGPLSRFGAAVGRELAAAGYRGWFDVDFVVDGAGLLAPTETNLRLTGPSIAFMVAARLDALRGAGHLVRIVDRVELGARLPPARADEWCADLARECAGLGAVFVPAITTGADDPAPWLGVLVAARGREVLDAAEALVRAEALGVGDALGFDTPDEPPPGPGRAADADADPSGPAAPVGRWISRRSRRPRPVSG from the coding sequence ATGGCAAAGCTCAGGGCCGCGCGGGCCGACGAGGCCGGGGAGCTGTCCGCGCTGGTGCTGCGGTCCAAGGCGCACTGGGGGTATGACGAGCGGTTCCTGGCCGGCTGCGCCGAGGAACTGCGGGTGCGGGCGGACGAGGTCGCGGCCCGGCGGATCGTCGTCGCCGAGGACGCGGACGGGACGGTGCGGGGCCTCGCCTCGCTGGAGGGGGAACCCGCCGGATCCACGTCGAGGCTCGGCCTGCTCTTCGTGGACCCGGCGGCCATCGGCCGGGGGCTCGGGCGGCTGTTGTACCGGGACGTGCTGCGCCGGGCCGTCGGGCTGGGCACGCGTCGGCTGCTGATCGACGCCGATCCGCACGCGGCGGGGTTCTACCGGGCGATGGGCGCGGTGGCCGGGCCGGGCGCCCCGGAGGGGCTGGTCCGCTTCGAGGTGGCGCCCGTCCCGCTCGCGGACTGGGCGCGGGCGTGGACCGGTGGTGGGCCTTCGGTGCACGTGGGCAATGTCGCCGAGTTCAACGCGCAGTTCGGCGACCCGTCCCTGGACCGGGAGCAGCGGGCCGCGCACCACTACGCCTGCCTGGCCGCCTTCTACGGTCCGGAGCCGGCCGCGCTGGTGCTGCCCCTCGCGGTGTCGCCGGACTGGACGCGGCTGGTCGCACGGCAGCTGGAATGGGGGGAGGTGGAGGTGTACGACGGGCTCGCGGCGGGGGGTCCCGGCCTGTCGGACGCCGTACGGTCCCGGCCGGCGCTGGCCGCGCGCCTGACGGAGGGCGCGCCGGCCCTCGTCCCGTGGGGGCTGACGGAACCCTTCGGGCGGCTGTCGGGGCGGCCGTGGCGAGCGCGCGACCTGCGGTACGAGTCCAAGTCCGCGGCCCACGCCCTGTTCGGCCGGATCCTCGCGGGCGGGGCCCATCCCGGGATCAGGTTGCCGGGGCAGTGGCGGGCGGCGGGCCGCCGGCAGGCGGTGCGGCTGCTGTCCGCCCGGGTGGCGCGCGGCGAGAGCAGCGTTCTCAAGTCGGAGCACGGGGTGGGGGGTTCGGGTACCACGCACGCGTCTCCCGAGCGGGTCCGGGCCGCCGGCGGGGCCCGCGCGCTGGTCCGCCGCCTGCCCCGCGGCCCGCTGCTGGTGGAGGAGTACGTGTCCGGTCCGGCGGGGGCCGGCGGCCCGGGTGATCTGACGTACGACGGGTTCGTGGACGGCTCGGGGCGGGTCCACACGGTCGGCGGGGCGGTGATGGACGTCGTCGACGGGGGCTACCGGGGCGCGACGGTCGGCCCCGGGGTGGTGCCCGCCGCGGCCGAGGGGCCCCTGTCGCGCTTCGGGGCTGCGGTGGGGCGGGAGTTGGCTGCGGCCGGCTATCGGGGCTGGTTCGACGTGGACTTCGTCGTCGACGGGGCGGGACTCCTGGCGCCGACCGAGACGAACCTGCGGCTGACCGGGCCGTCGATCGCCTTCATGGTGGCGGCCCGGCTCGACGCGCTGCGCGGCGCGGGACACCTGGTGCGGATCGTGGACCGGGTGGAGTTGGGGGCGAGGCTGCCGCCGGCGCGGGCAGACGAGTGGTGCGCGGACCTGGCGCGGGAATGCGCCGGCCTCGGGGCGGTGTTCGTTCCGGCGATCACGACCGGGGCCGACGATCCGGCGCCGTGGCTGGGCGTGTTGGTGGCGGCGCGCGGCCGGGAGGTGCTGGACGCGGCGGAGGCCCTGGTGCGGGCCGAGGCCCTCGGGGTGGGCGACGCGCTGGGATTCGACACCCCGGACGAGCCGCCGCCGGGGCCCGGACGGGCGGCCGACGCGGACGCGGATCCGTCCGGGCCGGCCGCACCGGTGGGTCGGTGGATCAGTCGTCGAAGTCGAAGGCCGAGGCCGGTTTCCGGATGA
- a CDS encoding DUF350 domain-containing protein: protein MSDIINGLGRTSAFGALGLVLLILGIVLVDVLTPGKLPKQIWEERNRNAALLLSSALLGIGGIVFTSIWTTYDDFGKGLLSTAAFGLLGLVLMAVAFLVLDLVTPGKLGAIVVDPEPHPAVWVTASCNLAVAAIVAASIA from the coding sequence ATGAGCGACATCATCAATGGACTTGGTCGCACCAGTGCGTTCGGCGCCCTCGGCCTGGTCCTGCTGATCCTCGGCATCGTCCTGGTGGACGTGCTGACGCCCGGGAAGCTCCCCAAGCAGATCTGGGAGGAGCGCAACCGCAACGCCGCGCTCCTGCTCAGCTCCGCGCTGCTCGGCATCGGCGGAATCGTCTTCACCTCGATCTGGACGACATACGACGACTTCGGCAAGGGCCTGCTGTCCACCGCCGCGTTCGGTCTCCTCGGGCTGGTCCTGATGGCCGTGGCCTTCCTGGTGCTGGACCTGGTGACCCCGGGCAAGCTCGGCGCCATCGTCGTCGACCCGGAGCCGCACCCGGCCGTCTGGGTCACGGCCTCCTGCAACCTCGCGGTGGCCGCGATCGTCGCCGCCTCGATCGCCTGA
- a CDS encoding AMP-binding protein has product MTQGSESVPSARSSRPAADSVLDRFERWARDTPKARAVTAVPGSLTYGELDVRANRLAHHLLAAGLPPGGLVAIGTARQTEIVVAMLATLKAGGAYAVLDVETSGSGPRRLATLEPFAVLTHAAHQARLDDGRDLRFIRLGAEAGAIGERPGEPPARAGARDALFQFTGAAEPRAVVVTHALLLAALEAWEAVARPTPEDRHLITFGSDVTAFTTGWTRALCSGGTIVLPDRGPWAPDTLRAAVGTERVTVVHTDPAGAARLLLPEHETPLAARPGTPVPRQGDDPARSVRLLHITGDRLHLDQQATLQARLRTGARVLNVYGSTETAGVGTWFELSQLPGPLDAPEELSLIGTPFPGCRAELRDGQLYLGPPDGGDAIPTGDLARARPDGLWEFGGRIRDRIPLDGHPFDPHPLEALIRSHEHIGAALVAEVEVGRGARRLVAYICPPPGGGTWLPGGDLPGSDRLRDHLRGKVPEERIPRTVVRLRALPRNAAGQEDRAALPRPPRLTDPATPVRRTGGKYSPASGGSEFPIGCATGCGSIVFGFMALIFTDVLWPGSTELAGIPAPWAPLFFVLYLCECLAFGTGLMFLFTGRPRMREQGRGAGLTAAAHLAVVYLLVAWWPQDNLYRLAAKHDWPRQAALVYAFNIPLMIAGAVVAAYLIRKPASAFDFDD; this is encoded by the coding sequence ATGACGCAGGGATCAGAGTCCGTTCCGTCCGCCCGATCCTCCCGCCCGGCAGCAGACAGCGTCCTCGACCGCTTCGAACGATGGGCCCGGGACACCCCGAAGGCCCGCGCCGTCACCGCCGTCCCCGGCAGTCTCACCTACGGGGAACTCGACGTCCGCGCCAACCGGTTGGCCCACCACCTCCTGGCCGCAGGCCTCCCTCCCGGCGGGCTCGTGGCCATCGGGACGGCCCGGCAGACCGAGATCGTCGTCGCGATGCTCGCCACCCTGAAGGCCGGCGGCGCGTACGCCGTCCTCGACGTGGAGACCTCGGGTTCCGGACCGCGCCGGCTCGCGACCCTGGAACCCTTCGCCGTCCTCACCCACGCCGCCCACCAGGCCCGTCTCGACGACGGCCGCGACCTGCGGTTCATCCGCCTCGGAGCGGAAGCCGGCGCGATCGGCGAGCGGCCCGGGGAGCCCCCCGCCCGCGCCGGCGCCCGGGACGCGCTCTTCCAGTTCACCGGGGCGGCGGAGCCCCGCGCCGTGGTCGTCACCCACGCCCTGCTGCTCGCCGCCCTGGAAGCCTGGGAGGCGGTGGCCCGGCCGACCCCCGAGGACCGGCACCTGATCACCTTCGGCTCCGATGTCACCGCCTTCACCACCGGCTGGACCCGGGCCCTGTGCTCGGGCGGCACCATCGTCCTCCCCGACCGGGGCCCGTGGGCGCCCGACACCCTCCGCGCGGCCGTCGGGACCGAACGGGTCACCGTGGTGCACACCGACCCGGCGGGCGCGGCCCGCCTGCTCCTGCCCGAACACGAAACCCCCCTCGCCGCCCGTCCCGGAACACCGGTCCCGCGGCAGGGCGACGACCCGGCGCGGTCGGTGCGCCTGCTCCACATCACCGGCGATCGACTCCACCTCGACCAACAGGCCACCCTGCAAGCCCGGTTGCGCACCGGCGCCCGGGTGCTCAACGTCTACGGATCCACCGAGACCGCCGGCGTCGGCACCTGGTTCGAACTGTCCCAACTACCCGGACCGCTCGACGCCCCCGAGGAACTCTCCCTGATCGGGACCCCGTTCCCCGGCTGCCGGGCGGAACTCCGGGACGGGCAGCTGTACCTCGGTCCGCCCGACGGCGGTGACGCGATTCCCACCGGCGACCTCGCCCGCGCGCGCCCCGACGGACTGTGGGAGTTCGGCGGCCGGATCCGGGACCGCATCCCCCTCGACGGCCACCCCTTCGACCCCCACCCCCTGGAAGCCCTGATCCGCTCCCACGAACACATCGGCGCCGCCCTCGTGGCCGAGGTCGAGGTCGGCCGGGGGGCGCGGCGACTCGTCGCGTACATCTGCCCGCCGCCCGGCGGGGGCACCTGGCTCCCGGGCGGCGACCTGCCGGGCTCCGACCGGCTCCGCGACCACCTGCGGGGGAAGGTGCCCGAGGAGCGGATCCCGCGCACGGTGGTCAGGCTGCGGGCCCTGCCGCGCAACGCGGCCGGTCAGGAGGACCGGGCCGCCCTGCCGCGACCGCCCCGGCTGACCGACCCGGCGACGCCGGTCCGTAGGACGGGCGGCAAGTACAGCCCCGCGAGCGGTGGTTCGGAGTTCCCGATCGGCTGCGCCACCGGCTGCGGATCGATCGTCTTCGGGTTCATGGCGCTCATCTTCACCGACGTGCTCTGGCCGGGCTCGACCGAGCTCGCGGGCATACCGGCCCCCTGGGCGCCCCTGTTCTTCGTCCTCTACCTCTGTGAGTGCCTGGCCTTCGGTACGGGTCTGATGTTCCTGTTCACCGGCCGCCCGAGGATGCGGGAACAGGGGCGCGGTGCGGGACTCACCGCGGCCGCGCACCTGGCCGTGGTCTACCTGCTCGTCGCCTGGTGGCCCCAGGACAACCTGTACCGTCTGGCGGCCAAACACGACTGGCCGCGCCAGGCCGCCCTGGTCTACGCCTTCAACATCCCCCTGATGATCGCCGGCGCCGTCGTGGCCGCCTACCTCATCCGGAAACCGGCCTCGGCCTTCGACTTCGACGACTGA